In the genome of Nitrospinota bacterium, the window AAGCTACAATCCTTAATACCTCTCGCGAGGTAACTAATTTTCATATCGAGACGGATAAGCTTGAACAGGGGATTATTAAACTTAAGTGGAAAATTCTAGAACAGAATGATGGAGCAAGCATTCAGATCATATTTATTGGTGCAAAAGATACTAAATTTAACTTTAGAGGGACAATTGAAGGGCAAGCACAAATTTTTGATTTTATGAATATCAATAATCAAATTATTTATCTAACTTCTCTTATTTATTCAAAAAAACGTTTAAGGGAAAAAGAGTTTGGTTTGGAAGAATTTAGAACCCTTTGGAAATTATTAACTGGAATGGTATTACTATTATCATTGATACCATTGACTATGGCTATCGATAGACACAAACGAAAAAGATATTTCTTTGCTTATGGTTATTTTTTCGGTTTCCTCATAATGCTTTTTTTAGCTTTGGTTTATTGGTTCTTGACTCCCCCTTACTCTCCTATTCCTTTTTAATAATAGTCATTTAAAATTCCAAATTTAACAACAATGATTTACTGGCATTAAAATATTCGCCTACATATTATCTTTCCTCTAACCATCCCTTCCTTTTCTTCCTTCGACATTTTCTTAACAGCGGCCTCGGCTTTTGAAGCTTCGGATCGACTGCCAATTTTTTGCTGGAACACCAGTTGCAGTGGGCCGCGTCCTCTTAAGTATTTGGCTCCCTTCTTTCCGCCTGCGGTGTGCTCGGCGAATCGTCGCTCCACATCCTGGGTGATGCCGGTATACAGTTCGCCGTGTTTGGTGCGTATCATGTAGATGTGCCAGTCGGACATTTTAATTCCCCCTCATCCTAACCTTCTCCCCCAGAGGGGAGAAGGAATTATTTTTTCCTTCATTCTGTCTATCACCCTGTGGGTGCCTCCCAAAAG includes:
- a CDS encoding GIY-YIG nuclease family protein, with product MSDWHIYMIRTKHGELYTGITQDVERRFAEHTAGGKKGAKYLRGRGPLQLVFQQKIGSRSEASKAEAAVKKMSKEEKEGMVRGKIICRRIF